One genomic window of Coffea eugenioides isolate CCC68of chromosome 1, Ceug_1.0, whole genome shotgun sequence includes the following:
- the LOC113760174 gene encoding uncharacterized protein LOC113760174 yields MNTDASLNIQKQRVERGIVARKDDGGLIGAWADSEDKLGEPAVEEAQDIRQALNIAKQKGWRKVLIQSDCKGIIDKINARKAEDPHIGVILFDILKLRQVFTECSFSFIKREGNFVAHHLAKFAINLMNDFEWQEFFPDWLTSLARNDVGASAPAL; encoded by the coding sequence ATGAATACTGATGCCAGTCTGAACATACAAAAGCAGAGAGTGGAGAGGGGGATTGTGGCCAGAAAGGATGATGGTGGTTTGATTGGGGCATGGGCAGATAGTGAGGACAAACTGGGAGAACCGGCTGTGGAGGAAGCTCAGGATATCAGGCAGGCTTTGAACATTGCAAAGCAAAAGGGTTGGAGAAAGGTCCTGATACAATCTGACTGCAAAGGTATAATTGACAAAATTAATGCGAGAAAGGCAGAGGATCCACATATTGGAGTCATTCTTTTTGATATCTTGAAGCTCAGACAAGTTTTCACAGAATGTTCCTTCTCTTTTATCAAAAGAGAAGGTAACTTTGTAGCTCACCACTTGGCAAAATTTGCCATTAACCTGATGAACGACTTTGAGTGGCAGGAATTTTTTCCTGATTGGCTGACTAGTTTAGCTAGAAATGATGTAGGAGCAAGTGCTCCAGCTTTGTAA